A genomic window from Planctomycetia bacterium includes:
- a CDS encoding tyrosine-type recombinase/integrase produces the protein MKEGVTLPALFAPDASTAKRVIEFFTANIRNRHTRRAYAKAAAGFAAWCETRGLSQLRDVQPVHVAAYVEELQGRVSAPTVKLQLAALRMLFDWLVIGQAMPTNPATSVRGPRHSVKKGKTPVLTADETRDLLDSIKTGSVIGLRDRALIALMTYTFARVGAAAEKMRVEDVYVQGRRTWVRLHEKGGKRHEMPCHHKLDEYLHAYIDAAGIARDMKGWLFRTTEGQSGQLTDRPMRQADVYRMIRRRAADAGIMTRIGCHTFRATGITEYLRNGGKLEVAQQMANHESARTTGLYDRRNDQVPLDEVERILI, from the coding sequence CTGAAGGAGGGCGTCACCTTACCGGCGCTGTTCGCGCCTGACGCTTCAACCGCCAAGCGCGTCATTGAATTCTTCACGGCCAACATCCGCAACCGGCACACGCGGCGTGCCTATGCCAAGGCAGCAGCAGGTTTTGCGGCCTGGTGCGAAACCAGAGGCCTTTCCCAACTCCGGGATGTGCAGCCCGTCCACGTCGCCGCCTATGTCGAGGAGCTTCAGGGCCGCGTCTCAGCGCCCACCGTCAAGCTCCAGCTTGCCGCCTTGCGGATGCTTTTCGACTGGCTCGTGATCGGCCAAGCAATGCCGACCAACCCCGCAACCTCCGTCCGGGGACCGAGGCACAGCGTTAAGAAAGGCAAGACGCCCGTGCTGACGGCTGACGAGACTCGCGACCTGCTGGACTCGATCAAGACCGGTTCAGTCATCGGCTTGCGCGATCGCGCACTCATCGCACTGATGACCTACACCTTCGCCCGCGTCGGCGCGGCGGCCGAGAAAATGCGCGTCGAGGATGTTTACGTCCAGGGGCGCAGAACCTGGGTCCGGCTTCACGAGAAAGGCGGGAAGCGCCATGAAATGCCCTGCCATCACAAACTGGACGAATACCTGCACGCCTATATCGACGCTGCTGGGATTGCGAGGGACATGAAGGGGTGGCTGTTCCGTACGACCGAAGGGCAGTCGGGCCAGCTTACCGACCGACCCATGCGCCAGGCCGACGTGTACCGGATGATACGGCGTCGGGCAGCAGACGCCGGCATCATGACGCGGATCGGTTGCCATACGTTCCGCGCAACCGGTATCACCGAATACCTGCGTAATGGCGGCAAGCTGGAAGTGGCGCAGCAAATGGCGAACCATGAGAGCGCCCGCACGACAGGGCTTTACGACCGGCGCAATGATCAGGTGCCGCTCGATGAAGTGGAGAGGATTCTGATTTGA